A stretch of the Brevundimonas sp. MF30-B genome encodes the following:
- the astB gene encoding N-succinylarginine dihydrolase, with product MNPAVEANADGLIGPTHSYAGLSPGNLASSLNKGEASNPRAAVLQGLDKMKALADLGLPQFVLPPHERPNIPFLRTLGFDGTDAQALERAWKDAPSFAAAACSASPMWAANAATVTPSADAADGRVHFTPANLVTNLHRSLEHQQTKRALDALFPDAERFAVHDALRPVGHLADEGAANHVRLCAEHGAPGVNLMVWGREAFEAWDDPYPARQTREACQAVMRRHGASGAVLARQGRAAIAGGTFHNDVVCVGALQTLFFHDLAFEDTEETKAAIRLAAEGLFEPIFVEVASADLPLADAISSYLFNSMLIQVPGDDRLTLICPTETRDNPRSHAVAQSLAGSNGPIGRVEYVDVRQSMRNGGGPACLRLRVVLTEAELAATNPAMRLTDDLHGRLSAWAERHYRDRLTPGDLADPALLDESRRALDELTGLLGLGGGFYPFQR from the coding sequence ATGAACCCGGCGGTCGAGGCCAACGCCGACGGGCTGATCGGACCAACGCACTCCTATGCGGGGCTGTCGCCAGGCAATCTGGCGTCCAGCCTGAACAAAGGCGAGGCGTCGAACCCGCGCGCGGCAGTGCTGCAGGGGCTCGACAAGATGAAGGCCTTGGCTGACCTCGGCCTGCCGCAGTTCGTGTTGCCGCCGCATGAGCGGCCGAACATTCCGTTTCTGCGCACCCTGGGGTTTGACGGAACGGACGCCCAGGCTCTGGAGCGGGCGTGGAAAGACGCGCCCAGCTTCGCCGCGGCGGCCTGTTCCGCCTCGCCAATGTGGGCCGCCAATGCCGCAACCGTGACGCCCAGCGCCGACGCGGCCGACGGGCGGGTGCATTTCACGCCGGCCAATCTGGTGACCAACCTGCACCGCTCGCTTGAGCACCAGCAGACGAAGCGGGCGCTGGATGCGCTGTTTCCCGACGCCGAACGGTTCGCGGTCCACGACGCCCTCCGGCCGGTCGGGCATCTGGCGGACGAGGGGGCGGCCAATCATGTGCGACTGTGCGCCGAGCACGGCGCGCCGGGCGTCAATCTGATGGTCTGGGGCCGCGAGGCCTTCGAAGCCTGGGACGATCCCTATCCGGCCCGCCAGACGCGCGAGGCGTGTCAGGCCGTGATGCGGCGGCACGGGGCGTCGGGCGCCGTGCTGGCGCGCCAAGGGCGGGCGGCGATCGCGGGCGGCACCTTCCACAACGACGTGGTGTGCGTCGGCGCGCTGCAGACCCTTTTTTTCCATGACCTGGCTTTCGAGGACACGGAGGAGACCAAGGCCGCGATCCGGCTTGCCGCCGAGGGCCTGTTCGAGCCGATCTTCGTCGAAGTGGCGTCGGCGGACCTGCCGCTGGCGGACGCGATCTCCAGCTATCTATTCAACTCCATGCTGATCCAGGTGCCGGGGGACGACCGGCTGACGCTGATCTGCCCGACCGAGACGCGGGACAATCCGCGCAGCCATGCGGTGGCGCAGAGCCTCGCCGGGTCGAATGGGCCGATCGGCCGGGTCGAGTACGTCGATGTGCGCCAGTCGATGCGAAACGGCGGCGGCCCGGCGTGCCTGCGCCTGCGTGTTGTGCTGACCGAAGCCGAGCTTGCGGCGACCAACCCGGCCATGCGGTTGACCGACGACCTGCACGGCCGGCTGTCGGCCTGGGCCGAGCGGCACTATCGCGACCGGCTGACGCCCGGCGATCTGGCCGATCCCGCGCTGCTGGACGAGAGCCGGCGGGCGCTGGACGAACTGACTGGGCTGCTGGGCCTGGGCGGCGGCTTCTATCCGTTCCAGCGGTAG
- a CDS encoding translocation/assembly module TamB domain-containing protein — translation MTETPPTVETPESPAKREKRKRSRLQALAFFGGIGVAVLLALAIAVAVGGRMYIVSDAGRGLVTSFVAGKKIGRYGRINVEGLSGDLFNDFRLARVTVTDEEGVWLEATNVRVDWSYWPLVMRRFHASEISADNIRVIRRPIVEPPTEPGGPTPIDVKIDRFAASVELMEDFSKEYGRWRLSGDADIPRRGAKAANVNAYSLSREGDYLRLAAVFGGDIEDLRVNLRANEAQGGPIAGALGYSPDQPFTAAAVVNGEIVDVVMRTGEFTPLTVRGRYGGDDGARVSGFFDFSGSDLLEPFVERIGRTARFGFAAVPDRREGFQGVGWRLYADNIDSRASGIIRMSDRSAPDGMRLELSTRSLSRLAGTPIAGPAAYVGVFTGDAQNWKLDGSASLLGADIASYRATRISGPLNVAVNNGRMDVVGDIRATGGSGQGIIGGLLGATPRVQMEASRLPDGAFLLRRIDARGQALTLTGSGQRNLTGGLGFRGNAAITDVGRIQPGARGAFGGPIQASSARPGAPWVMTFDGRGQRLVTGMAELDRLLGQTPRLQLAGSFNDGRIAIDRGQLTGAQARAGARGLIETGGRLRLALDWNAQGPFAAGPVEIVGNMSGDGALTGTLAQPRADLRARFDRIDVAALQLTQADLVLSFRRGADSSDGRVALTSASNYGPARASGNFFLGGDRIRLSDVDLDAGGITAQGAIALSDNVPSSADLTFTARPGAFLAAGEAQGRVRLTEGGGDQTAILNVTGRNMRPAGSDIVIRSLDLNGQGTLERLPFTLVIDVGGPNPVNFDGNGIFSRRGDDTSVTLNGAGRVREIAFNTRTPLVAAFSGAGRVIRADLGVGGGFLTGELRQDDRAASIEANLQGVEVGSIAPDLRGQVTGRVSLRGAGSDLSGSANIDLRQLRSVDAPRGIAVDGTVNANLAGDTLTIQANASSPNAVQARANVTLPVETSAAPLRLAIARTRNMSGDVAINGQIQPIWDLFLGGERSLAGQIDANATLGGTLNAPRVNGRLDLAQGSFNDTATGLRLDNVALATRFDDTTAVLERFQGNDGSGGQVSGQGRLGLRQGSASNLQLQLTRFRIIDNDLAEARASGPITVVRAADGNIQLNGDLTVNEAEIAANPPGSNGVVRMDVVEINRPGGDPVETTGRQGGPQIALNIDLTGRQIFVRGRGLDVELGLNARVRGTIAEPQLTGNARVVRGDYEFAGKRFVFDDSGTIALSTDPERIRLNLMATREDPALTAVIRVTGTAARPEIALSSTPALPQDEILSQVLFGRSASQLSALEAAQLASGVASLAGGGGFDVIGNLRELAGLDRLSFGGDASALTVAGGRYITDDVYLEVIGGGDGGSAVRVEWQVRRNVAVSSQFGGQGDASLSIRWRRESRRPGEPVDRRPNRR, via the coding sequence TTGACCGAGACCCCTCCTACCGTCGAAACGCCGGAAAGCCCGGCCAAGCGCGAAAAGCGCAAGCGCAGCCGCCTGCAGGCCCTGGCCTTCTTCGGCGGCATCGGCGTCGCCGTCCTGCTGGCCCTGGCCATCGCCGTGGCCGTCGGCGGGCGGATGTACATCGTCTCCGACGCTGGCCGCGGCCTCGTCACCAGCTTCGTCGCCGGCAAGAAGATCGGCCGCTACGGCCGCATCAACGTCGAGGGCCTGTCGGGCGATCTGTTCAACGACTTCCGCCTGGCGCGCGTCACCGTCACCGACGAAGAGGGCGTCTGGCTCGAAGCCACCAACGTCCGCGTGGACTGGAGCTATTGGCCCCTGGTCATGCGTCGCTTCCACGCCAGCGAAATCTCGGCCGACAACATCCGCGTCATCCGCCGGCCCATCGTCGAGCCGCCGACCGAACCGGGCGGCCCCACGCCCATCGACGTCAAGATCGACCGCTTCGCCGCCAGCGTCGAACTGATGGAGGACTTCTCCAAGGAGTACGGCCGGTGGCGCCTGTCGGGCGACGCCGACATTCCGCGCCGCGGAGCCAAGGCGGCCAACGTCAACGCCTACAGCCTCAGCCGCGAAGGCGACTATCTGCGCCTGGCCGCCGTGTTCGGGGGCGACATCGAAGACCTGCGCGTCAATCTGCGCGCCAATGAGGCGCAGGGCGGCCCGATCGCCGGCGCGCTTGGCTATTCCCCCGACCAGCCGTTCACGGCGGCCGCCGTGGTCAACGGCGAGATCGTCGACGTGGTCATGCGCACCGGAGAGTTCACGCCCCTGACCGTGCGCGGCCGCTACGGCGGCGACGACGGCGCGCGTGTGTCGGGGTTCTTCGACTTCTCGGGTTCGGACCTGCTGGAGCCTTTCGTCGAGCGCATCGGCCGCACCGCCCGCTTCGGCTTCGCCGCCGTGCCGGATCGCCGCGAAGGCTTCCAGGGCGTGGGTTGGCGGCTGTACGCCGACAACATCGACAGCCGCGCCTCCGGAATTATCCGCATGAGCGACCGCTCGGCGCCCGACGGCATGAGGCTGGAGCTTTCGACCCGATCGCTCAGCCGCCTGGCCGGCACACCGATCGCCGGCCCGGCCGCCTATGTCGGCGTCTTCACCGGCGACGCCCAGAACTGGAAGCTGGACGGCTCGGCCAGCCTGCTGGGCGCCGACATCGCATCTTATCGCGCCACCCGCATTTCGGGCCCGTTGAACGTCGCGGTCAACAACGGCCGCATGGACGTGGTCGGCGACATCCGCGCGACCGGCGGTTCGGGCCAGGGCATCATCGGCGGCCTGCTGGGCGCCACGCCGCGCGTCCAGATGGAGGCCTCGCGCTTGCCTGACGGCGCGTTCCTGCTGCGCCGCATCGACGCGCGCGGACAGGCTCTGACCCTGACCGGCTCGGGCCAGCGCAATCTGACCGGCGGCCTGGGCTTCCGGGGCAACGCCGCCATCACCGACGTCGGCCGCATACAACCCGGCGCGCGCGGCGCCTTCGGCGGCCCCATCCAGGCCTCGTCCGCCCGCCCGGGCGCGCCGTGGGTCATGACCTTCGACGGCCGCGGCCAGCGCCTGGTCACCGGCATGGCCGAGCTGGATCGCCTGCTGGGCCAGACGCCCCGCCTGCAACTCGCCGGATCGTTCAACGACGGCCGGATCGCCATCGACCGCGGCCAGCTGACGGGCGCCCAGGCGCGGGCGGGCGCCAGGGGCCTGATCGAAACCGGCGGCCGCCTGCGCCTGGCGCTGGACTGGAACGCCCAGGGCCCCTTTGCGGCCGGCCCGGTCGAGATCGTCGGCAACATGAGCGGCGACGGCGCCCTGACCGGCACCCTGGCTCAGCCGCGCGCCGACCTGCGCGCCCGCTTCGACCGCATCGACGTTGCGGCGCTGCAGCTGACCCAGGCCGACCTGGTTCTCAGCTTCCGTCGCGGCGCGGATTCGTCCGACGGCCGCGTCGCCCTGACTTCGGCCTCGAACTACGGACCGGCGCGCGCCTCGGGCAACTTCTTCCTGGGTGGAGATCGCATCCGCCTGTCGGACGTCGATTTGGACGCCGGCGGGATCACGGCCCAGGGCGCCATTGCCCTGTCCGACAATGTGCCGTCCAGCGCCGACCTGACCTTCACCGCCCGCCCCGGCGCCTTCCTGGCGGCGGGCGAGGCGCAGGGGCGCGTTCGCCTGACCGAGGGTGGGGGCGATCAGACCGCCATCCTGAACGTCACCGGCCGCAATATGCGCCCCGCCGGATCGGACATCGTCATCCGCAGCCTGGACCTGAACGGCCAGGGCACGCTGGAGCGCCTGCCCTTCACCCTGGTCATCGACGTCGGCGGCCCGAACCCGGTCAACTTCGACGGCAACGGGATATTCTCGCGCCGGGGAGACGACACCAGCGTGACGCTGAACGGCGCGGGCCGCGTGCGCGAGATCGCCTTCAACACCCGCACCCCGCTGGTCGCGGCCTTCAGCGGCGCCGGCCGCGTGATCCGCGCCGATCTGGGCGTCGGCGGCGGCTTCCTGACCGGCGAGCTGCGCCAGGACGACCGCGCCGCCTCCATCGAGGCCAATCTGCAAGGCGTCGAGGTCGGCTCCATCGCCCCCGACCTGCGCGGCCAGGTGACCGGCCGCGTCTCCCTGCGCGGCGCTGGCTCGGACCTGTCGGGTTCGGCCAATATCGACCTGCGGCAGCTGCGCAGCGTGGACGCGCCCCGCGGCATTGCGGTGGACGGGACGGTGAACGCCAATCTGGCCGGCGACACGCTCACTATCCAGGCCAACGCTTCCAGCCCCAACGCCGTCCAGGCGCGGGCCAATGTGACTCTGCCGGTCGAAACCTCGGCCGCACCGCTGCGCCTGGCCATCGCCCGGACGCGCAACATGAGCGGCGATGTGGCCATCAACGGCCAGATTCAGCCCATCTGGGACCTGTTCCTGGGCGGCGAGCGCTCGCTGGCGGGTCAGATCGACGCCAACGCCACCCTGGGCGGCACGCTCAACGCCCCGCGCGTCAACGGCCGTCTGGACCTGGCGCAAGGGTCGTTCAACGACACGGCCACCGGTCTGCGGCTCGACAACGTCGCCTTGGCCACGCGTTTCGACGATACAACCGCAGTGCTCGAACGGTTCCAGGGCAATGACGGCTCGGGCGGGCAGGTGTCCGGCCAGGGCCGCCTGGGCCTGCGCCAGGGGTCGGCGTCGAACCTGCAGCTTCAGCTGACGCGCTTCCGCATCATCGACAATGACTTGGCGGAGGCGCGCGCCTCCGGCCCGATCACCGTGGTTCGCGCCGCCGACGGCAACATCCAGCTGAACGGCGACCTGACGGTCAACGAAGCCGAGATCGCGGCCAATCCGCCGGGCTCCAACGGCGTCGTCCGCATGGACGTGGTCGAGATCAACCGCCCCGGCGGCGATCCGGTCGAGACCACGGGCCGCCAGGGCGGCCCGCAGATCGCCTTGAACATCGACCTGACCGGCCGGCAGATCTTCGTGCGGGGCCGAGGTCTGGACGTCGAGCTGGGCCTCAACGCCCGGGTGCGCGGCACGATCGCTGAGCCGCAGCTGACCGGAAACGCCCGCGTAGTGCGCGGCGACTACGAGTTCGCGGGCAAGCGGTTCGTCTTCGACGACAGCGGGACGATCGCCCTGTCCACCGATCCTGAGCGCATTCGCCTGAACCTGATGGCGACGCGCGAGGATCCCGCTCTGACGGCGGTGATCCGCGTCACCGGCACGGCTGCGCGGCCCGAGATCGCGCTGAGTTCGACGCCTGCCCTGCCCCAGGACGAAATCCTGTCGCAGGTGCTGTTTGGGCGCTCGGCCTCGCAGCTGTCGGCCCTGGAGGCGGCGCAGCTCGCCTCGGGCGTGGCCTCGCTGGCGGGCGGCGGCGGCTTCGACGTGATCGGCAACCTTCGCGAACTCGCCGGGCTGGACCGCCTGTCCTTCGGCGGCGACGCCTCGGCGCTCACCGTGGCGGGCGGCCGCTACATCACCGACGACGTCTATCTGGAAGTCATCGGCGGCGGCGACGGCGGCTCGGCGGTGCGCGTGGAATGGCAGGTCCGCCGCAATGTGGCGGTCAGTTCGCAGTTCGGCGGACAGGGCGACGCCAGCCTGTCGATCCGCTGGCGTCGCGAGTCGCGTCGGCCCGGCGAACCCGTCGACCGACGTCCGAACCGCCGGTGA
- a CDS encoding autotransporter assembly complex family protein encodes MTFRSSLLVAAAACAFAAPALAEPRAQIRGDVSPELRRQLEQAIGETDNPPANRFEARRRARAGVEAAEALLRSEGYYQPVLEDIVEGEETAVAIVSVEPGRRFVLTEPTIAWRAPEPDAESATAAREAIQLTPGEPGRAADVIAAEGRVVSTLTRRGYADARAEPRRVVVDHATFTVDPTYNIASGDLVRLDGIRLLTRGITSPEWVAGLAPWTTGDVYDPEDVAELERRLLETNVYDGVGVALAPIAQTDEQGLRPVVVTLADSPPRLLEAGATYSTAEGSGVEGIWTWRNRFGRADTLRFQARLADINSRLGVDLSLPHWRRPGRTLTLDAAIVYEDTDAYRRLALTTAADLRQRIGKTSYFTYGIGLDAGRYRETRFDPITQAPVRFDRDLAILTGRSSVYMDRSNDPLDPVRGYRLLVSAQPTAVAGDDTVFFLRTEGQATGYLPLTDGATTVLAGRVRLGSIIGGEELTVPSDRLFYSGGGGSVRGYSYQSVGPRLPDNTPRGGLSLFETSMEVRRDIGRSFQGVVFVDAGAIGFQETPNFNNLRYGAGFGVRYKLPFGPIRADVAFPLDKRDGDADFQLYISIGQAF; translated from the coding sequence TTGACGTTCCGCTCCTCTCTTCTTGTCGCCGCGGCCGCCTGCGCCTTCGCTGCTCCCGCCCTCGCCGAGCCGCGCGCTCAGATCAGAGGCGATGTCTCACCCGAACTGCGCCGTCAGCTGGAACAGGCCATCGGAGAGACGGACAATCCGCCCGCCAACCGCTTCGAGGCGCGCCGTCGCGCCCGCGCAGGCGTCGAGGCCGCCGAGGCCCTGCTGCGGTCCGAGGGCTATTATCAGCCGGTGTTGGAAGACATCGTCGAGGGCGAGGAGACGGCTGTCGCCATCGTTTCTGTCGAGCCTGGCCGCCGCTTCGTCCTGACCGAACCGACCATCGCCTGGCGCGCGCCCGAGCCCGACGCCGAAAGCGCGACGGCCGCGCGCGAGGCCATCCAGCTGACGCCGGGCGAACCGGGTCGCGCGGCCGATGTCATCGCCGCTGAAGGGCGCGTGGTCTCCACCCTGACCCGACGCGGCTATGCCGACGCCCGCGCCGAGCCGCGGCGCGTGGTGGTCGATCACGCCACCTTCACCGTCGACCCGACCTACAATATCGCATCCGGCGACCTGGTCCGTCTGGACGGCATCCGCCTGCTGACGCGCGGCATCACCAGCCCCGAATGGGTCGCCGGCCTGGCGCCCTGGACGACCGGGGACGTCTACGATCCCGAGGATGTGGCCGAACTCGAGCGCCGTCTGCTCGAAACCAACGTCTACGACGGCGTCGGCGTCGCCCTCGCCCCCATCGCCCAAACCGACGAACAGGGCCTTCGCCCGGTCGTCGTCACCCTGGCCGACAGCCCGCCGCGCCTGCTGGAAGCTGGCGCGACCTACTCCACGGCGGAAGGCTCTGGCGTCGAAGGCATCTGGACGTGGCGCAATCGCTTCGGCCGCGCTGACACCCTGCGGTTCCAGGCGCGCTTGGCCGACATCAACAGCCGGCTGGGCGTGGATCTCAGCCTGCCGCACTGGCGTCGGCCCGGCCGCACGCTGACCCTTGACGCCGCCATCGTCTATGAAGACACCGACGCCTATCGCCGCCTGGCCCTGACCACGGCGGCCGACCTGAGGCAGCGGATCGGCAAGACCTCATACTTTACCTACGGCATCGGGCTGGATGCGGGCCGCTATCGGGAGACCCGGTTCGATCCTATCACCCAAGCTCCAGTGCGTTTTGACCGCGACTTGGCGATCCTGACCGGACGAAGCTCGGTCTACATGGACCGCTCGAACGATCCGCTGGACCCGGTGCGCGGCTATCGCCTGCTCGTCTCGGCCCAGCCGACGGCCGTGGCCGGCGACGACACCGTCTTCTTCCTGCGCACCGAGGGCCAGGCGACGGGCTATCTGCCCCTGACCGACGGCGCCACCACCGTGCTGGCCGGGCGCGTGCGCCTGGGCTCCATCATCGGCGGCGAAGAGCTGACCGTGCCGTCCGACCGCCTGTTCTATTCCGGCGGCGGCGGGTCCGTGCGCGGCTACAGCTATCAAAGCGTCGGCCCGCGCCTGCCCGACAACACCCCGCGCGGGGGCTTGAGTCTGTTCGAAACCTCGATGGAGGTGCGCCGCGACATCGGCCGCAGCTTCCAGGGCGTGGTCTTCGTCGACGCCGGCGCAATCGGCTTCCAGGAGACGCCGAACTTCAACAACCTGCGCTACGGCGCCGGCTTCGGCGTGCGCTACAAGCTGCCGTTCGGCCCGATCCGCGCCGACGTGGCCTTCCCGCTCGACAAGCGCGACGGTGACGCGGACTTCCAGCTCTACATCAGCATCGGCCAGGCGTTTTGA
- a CDS encoding ATP-binding protein translates to MQQSTYAIVAEVRFRELKTRIGLAAFIGLVAWVLSPSIFPLVWFGAVVVSQMIDWLVFRPFRLKPERPVTLSRKIVCCVTASLSVVVYSSIAAYLWFTAGEVGRLFAIVQVAGGLLHVSLHMHEVRPLLLSAAIPHGLYFLGLPILSAWITGQRHVALIALGGVLYLMHLVVAVRQSSSTNNALRRANEVADQERRKAEVASAAKSDFLAVISHEIRTPMNAVISSANLLRRTRLDKDQQEHVAMLTEAGDVLMGLLNDVLDFSKIEAGRMSLESAEMDLRDRLSMLERMWQPRAEANGVELTVRVAPDAPDCILTDPLRLQQILFNLISNAVKFTDQGRIDVTAEWDAGEGRLNVTVRDTGCGIPAERLARVFDSFEQADAGTTRRYGGTGLGLAISRRLAELMGGSLTAASREGEGSAFVLSLPAQVVDASSSRPVKPEADGQALFGRSVLVVDDHEVNRRIVGLLLQPHGLRLTFAVNGEEAVEIARNAEFDVVLMDMQMPVMDGLEATRAIRSEGPNIDTPIIALTANAMDNHRAAWDAVGVRAFLTKPIEPTLLVTALAEACASPRDDQAQRAKA, encoded by the coding sequence ATGCAGCAGTCGACCTACGCCATCGTCGCGGAGGTGCGCTTTCGGGAGCTGAAGACCCGCATCGGCCTGGCCGCGTTCATCGGTCTGGTCGCCTGGGTTCTTTCGCCCTCGATCTTCCCACTTGTGTGGTTCGGCGCGGTGGTCGTCAGCCAGATGATCGACTGGCTGGTGTTTCGTCCTTTCCGCCTCAAACCCGAGCGGCCGGTGACGCTCAGCCGCAAGATCGTCTGTTGCGTTACGGCCAGCCTGAGCGTCGTCGTCTATTCATCCATCGCCGCCTATCTGTGGTTCACGGCCGGCGAGGTCGGGCGCCTGTTCGCCATTGTCCAGGTGGCGGGCGGCCTGCTGCACGTCAGCCTGCACATGCACGAGGTGCGTCCCCTGCTGCTGTCGGCCGCCATACCGCACGGCCTGTACTTTTTGGGCCTGCCGATTCTGAGCGCATGGATCACCGGACAGAGGCATGTCGCCCTGATCGCCTTGGGCGGCGTGCTCTATCTGATGCACCTGGTCGTCGCCGTGCGGCAAAGCTCAAGCACCAACAACGCCCTGCGACGCGCCAATGAGGTGGCGGATCAGGAGCGCCGCAAGGCCGAGGTCGCCAGCGCGGCCAAGTCCGACTTCCTGGCGGTCATCAGCCACGAAATCCGCACGCCGATGAACGCGGTCATCTCCTCGGCGAACCTGCTGCGCCGCACCCGGCTCGACAAGGATCAGCAGGAACATGTGGCCATGCTGACCGAGGCCGGCGATGTGCTGATGGGGCTGCTAAACGACGTGCTCGACTTCTCGAAGATCGAGGCGGGCCGGATGTCCTTGGAATCGGCCGAAATGGATTTGCGCGACCGGCTGTCCATGCTGGAGCGGATGTGGCAGCCTCGCGCAGAGGCGAACGGGGTCGAATTGACTGTCCGCGTGGCGCCGGACGCGCCGGACTGCATACTGACGGACCCCCTGCGGCTGCAGCAGATCCTGTTCAACCTGATCTCCAACGCCGTGAAGTTCACGGATCAGGGTCGAATAGACGTCACGGCGGAATGGGACGCGGGCGAAGGGCGTCTCAACGTGACGGTCAGGGACACCGGTTGCGGCATTCCGGCAGAGAGACTGGCCCGCGTCTTCGACAGCTTCGAGCAGGCCGACGCCGGTACGACGCGTCGCTACGGCGGAACCGGCCTGGGCCTGGCGATCAGCCGGCGCCTGGCGGAGCTGATGGGCGGATCGCTGACGGCCGCCAGTCGGGAAGGGGAGGGCTCGGCGTTCGTCCTGAGCCTTCCGGCGCAGGTCGTTGATGCGTCGAGCTCGCGGCCCGTGAAGCCCGAGGCGGATGGGCAGGCCCTGTTTGGCCGATCGGTGCTCGTGGTCGACGACCACGAGGTGAATCGCCGCATTGTCGGCTTGCTGCTCCAACCGCACGGACTGCGCCTGACGTTCGCGGTCAACGGTGAGGAAGCGGTGGAGATTGCTCGCAACGCCGAATTCGACGTGGTGCTGATGGACATGCAGATGCCGGTCATGGACGGGCTGGAGGCCACGCGCGCCATTCGCAGCGAGGGCCCCAATATCGACACGCCGATCATCGCTCTGACGGCCAACGCCATGGACAATCACCGCGCGGCCTGGGACGCGGTCGGCGTTCGGGCCTTCCTGACCAAGCCGATCGAACCAACCCTGTTGGTGACCGCCCTGGCGGAGGCCTGCGCCTCACCCCGCGACGATCAGGCCCAGCGCGCCAAGGCCTGA
- a CDS encoding CaiB/BaiF CoA-transferase family protein, whose protein sequence is MRPLAGVRILEFDGLGPVTFAGMVLADFGADVIRLTRGGGAPAAVFDDVGGEILHRGRPALPVDLKSDDDLATVKHLAGRADAVIEGFRPGVMERLGLGPEALQRANPQLVYARVTGWGQTGPLADQVGHDINYIALSGALHHIGEPDRPPRPPLNLIGDYGGGAMMMVSGLLAALVQARATGRGVVVDAAMTDGSALLTSLFHALEARGLWSDRRGANLLDGGAPFYRCYACRDGRFVAVGALEPRFYAALLAGLDIPAVEAPQYDLATWPGLHARFATAFAGRDRDDWAAHFMGTEACVTPVLTLAEAREHPHNLARAAFAGGAPQPAPRFDGDAPEATSIPPALAPDQALARWA, encoded by the coding sequence ATGAGACCTCTGGCGGGCGTGCGCATTCTCGAGTTCGACGGTCTGGGCCCGGTGACCTTCGCCGGAATGGTCCTGGCGGACTTCGGCGCCGACGTCATTCGCCTGACGCGCGGCGGAGGCGCGCCGGCCGCCGTGTTCGACGACGTGGGCGGCGAAATCCTGCACCGCGGGCGGCCGGCCCTGCCAGTCGATCTCAAGTCGGACGACGATCTGGCGACGGTCAAGCATCTGGCGGGGCGCGCGGACGCCGTCATCGAAGGCTTTCGGCCCGGAGTCATGGAGCGTCTGGGGTTGGGGCCGGAAGCCCTGCAGAGGGCGAACCCGCAGCTGGTCTACGCTCGGGTCACCGGCTGGGGGCAGACCGGGCCTTTGGCGGACCAGGTCGGCCACGACATCAACTACATCGCCTTGTCCGGCGCCCTGCATCACATCGGCGAGCCCGACAGACCCCCCCGTCCGCCGCTCAACCTGATCGGAGACTACGGCGGAGGCGCCATGATGATGGTCTCCGGACTGCTGGCGGCTCTCGTTCAGGCCCGCGCGACGGGGCGCGGCGTGGTGGTGGACGCCGCCATGACCGACGGATCGGCTCTGCTGACCAGTCTGTTCCACGCCTTGGAAGCGCGAGGCCTTTGGTCGGATCGTCGCGGCGCCAACCTGCTGGACGGCGGCGCGCCCTTCTACCGGTGCTACGCCTGCCGCGACGGCCGCTTCGTGGCGGTGGGGGCCCTTGAGCCCCGCTTCTACGCCGCCCTGCTCGCGGGCCTCGACATCCCCGCAGTCGAGGCGCCGCAATACGATCTTGCGACTTGGCCGGGTCTACATGCCCGTTTCGCAACGGCCTTCGCCGGACGCGACCGAGACGACTGGGCCGCCCACTTCATGGGAACCGAAGCCTGCGTGACGCCCGTTCTGACTCTGGCCGAGGCGCGCGAGCATCCGCACAATCTGGCCAGAGCGGCGTTCGCGGGCGGCGCGCCCCAGCCTGCCCCGAGATTCGACGGTGACGCGCCCGAGGCGACGTCGATCCCGCCTGCGCTCGCCCCCGATCAGGCCTTGGCGCGCTGGGCCTGA